A part of Solibacillus sp. FSL H8-0538 genomic DNA contains:
- a CDS encoding two-component system sensor histidine kinase NtrB, whose product MQKTEILYKRNMLFYASFIIAQTVHYITVLAGFFEYRNNNSYISIIFGVIIGLFIYLKVNPRIVQYCLIFGLNIIILLLIVQSFYILYLYWFIFSLLLVSIYQSPILNTILALVTTVESAIVLVFALTWEINLSLTAYMPVFTFSIIFITIIGAMQTLLINNFWQRVEKQNIAKVQELLSKEAYLRLFFEHANDAIAVFDLNNKIIEVNPAFEKLYGWKRAECLGNTVPLVPPKNTDAAQERFIRLLRGESITLLETEDMRKDGTFFDALISLSPIYNRHGEMVAVSVISRDISYIKENEKLVMQSEKLKLAGEIAAGVAHEIRNPMTVISGFFQMISEDDCSPYQDYTNIIKNEIERIDLIMSEFLVLSRPHLDTPTLINISEISNEITDFFKYEFQHRQIEFISNIHPLNIKISGNENQIKQVLINLIKNAIEAIGHNGTIVFEMCIDNHKDLYISITDSGCGIPPHLLDRIFEPFYTTKTKGTGLGMMITNKIIQDHNGTIKIRSKEKVGTEIVMKFPIAQI is encoded by the coding sequence ATGCAAAAAACAGAAATTTTATATAAAAGAAATATGCTGTTTTATGCTTCTTTTATCATTGCACAAACGGTTCATTACATTACTGTGTTAGCTGGATTTTTTGAGTACCGCAATAATAATTCGTATATTTCTATTATTTTCGGCGTGATCATTGGTTTATTCATCTACTTAAAGGTAAATCCTCGCATCGTGCAATATTGTTTAATATTCGGTTTAAATATTATTATTTTACTCCTAATTGTACAAAGCTTCTATATTTTATATTTATATTGGTTCATATTCTCTTTACTGCTTGTCTCCATTTATCAATCACCTATACTAAATACTATTTTAGCACTCGTTACAACGGTTGAATCAGCGATAGTTTTAGTATTTGCCTTGACATGGGAAATAAATTTAAGTCTGACAGCTTACATGCCTGTTTTTACATTTTCAATTATATTTATTACGATAATTGGTGCGATGCAAACACTTTTAATTAATAACTTCTGGCAACGCGTTGAAAAGCAAAATATTGCAAAAGTCCAAGAACTTTTATCCAAGGAAGCATACTTGCGGTTATTTTTTGAACACGCGAATGATGCGATTGCCGTTTTCGACTTAAATAATAAAATTATCGAAGTAAATCCTGCATTTGAAAAATTATACGGTTGGAAACGCGCGGAATGCCTTGGCAATACAGTGCCGCTCGTTCCACCAAAGAATACTGACGCTGCGCAAGAACGCTTTATTCGATTACTTAGAGGTGAAAGTATTACGTTACTTGAAACAGAAGATATGAGGAAGGATGGCACATTTTTTGATGCCCTTATTTCTTTATCACCGATTTATAATCGTCATGGAGAAATGGTCGCGGTGTCAGTTATTTCTCGCGATATCTCATATATTAAAGAAAATGAAAAACTGGTAATGCAATCCGAAAAATTAAAGCTTGCAGGTGAAATTGCTGCAGGTGTAGCACATGAAATTCGTAATCCGATGACCGTAATTTCAGGATTCTTTCAAATGATTAGCGAGGATGACTGCTCCCCATATCAAGACTATACAAATATAATCAAAAATGAAATTGAACGCATCGATTTAATAATGTCCGAGTTTCTTGTGTTATCACGCCCACACCTAGATACACCAACCCTCATTAATATTAGCGAAATTTCAAACGAGATTACGGACTTTTTCAAATATGAATTTCAGCATCGCCAAATCGAATTCATAAGCAATATACATCCACTTAATATAAAAATTAGCGGAAATGAAAATCAGATTAAACAAGTATTAATTAATCTGATTAAAAACGCCATTGAAGCTATTGGACATAACGGCACGATTGTATTTGAAATGTGTATCGATAATCATAAAGATTTATATATTAGTATTACAGATTCCGGCTGTGGCATCCCACCGCATTTATTGGACCGAATTTTCGAGCCATTTTATACGACAAAAACGAAAGGAACTGGGCTCGGCATGATGATCACGAATAAAATAATTCAGGATCACAATGGAACGATTAAAATTCGTAGTAAGGAAAAGGTCGGCACTGAAATAGTAATGAAGTTCCCGATTGCTCAAATTTAA
- a CDS encoding M42 family metallopeptidase has translation MKSLWNEYETLELLKQLISIASPSGFTTDIMNEIGAFLKSNGIDYKKTNKGAIIASFKGGNDEQHRLLTAHTDTLGAMVKEIKPSGRLRLVMIGGFNWNAVEGEYCTIHTANGKKIRGTILMHETTVHVYKGAGELKRDENHIEVRIDEKAITAEDIRAFGIEVGDFVSFDPRFEVTESGFVKSRHLDDKASTALLLQLMKGLKEQATLLPYTTHFYISNNEEIGYGGNSNIPEQVVEYIAVDMGAIGDGQASDEYTVSICAKDSSGPYHYELTRQLVRLAKTSGIDFKLDIYPYYGSDASAAIRAGVDVRHALFGPGIESSHAYERTHVDSLKATAELLVAYIISPMIEMED, from the coding sequence ATGAAGTCATTATGGAATGAATACGAGACACTTGAGTTGCTAAAGCAATTAATCTCTATAGCAAGTCCATCTGGATTTACAACGGATATTATGAATGAAATTGGTGCCTTTTTAAAAAGCAATGGTATTGATTATAAAAAAACAAATAAAGGTGCGATTATTGCATCCTTTAAAGGCGGAAATGATGAGCAACACCGTTTATTAACCGCACATACAGATACATTAGGTGCGATGGTTAAAGAAATTAAGCCGAGTGGGCGACTTCGCTTAGTGATGATAGGCGGCTTTAACTGGAATGCAGTAGAAGGTGAATATTGTACAATTCATACTGCAAATGGCAAAAAAATTCGGGGCACAATTTTAATGCACGAAACAACCGTTCATGTTTACAAGGGGGCAGGTGAGCTGAAGCGAGATGAAAATCATATAGAAGTTCGCATTGATGAAAAAGCAATTACTGCAGAAGATATACGTGCGTTCGGAATAGAGGTTGGGGATTTTGTATCATTTGATCCGCGCTTTGAAGTAACGGAGTCCGGTTTTGTGAAATCGCGCCATTTAGATGATAAAGCAAGTACAGCGTTATTATTGCAATTGATGAAGGGTTTAAAAGAACAAGCAACCTTGCTACCGTACACAACGCATTTCTACATTTCAAATAATGAAGAAATCGGCTACGGTGGGAATTCCAATATTCCAGAGCAAGTTGTAGAATATATCGCAGTGGATATGGGGGCTATTGGAGACGGACAAGCATCGGATGAGTACACGGTATCCATTTGTGCGAAAGATTCTAGTGGACCGTATCATTACGAGTTAACGCGTCAATTAGTTAGGTTAGCAAAAACATCTGGTATTGATTTTAAATTAGATATTTACCCGTATTATGGTTCAGATGCATCAGCTGCGATTCGTGCGGGCGTTGATGTGCGCCATGCATTATTTGGACCGGGCATTGAATCATCACATGCTTATGAACGTACGCATGTGGATTCTTTAAAGGCAACAGCGGAATTATTAGTTGCTTACATTATTTCGCCTATGATTGAAATGGAGGATTAA
- a CDS encoding UDP-N-acetylmuramoyl-L-alanyl-D-glutamate--2,6-diaminopimelate ligase — protein sequence MYAEELLSTIAQKKVVGQLPNIIKDIAIDSRSVQPSSVFICIKGYTVDGHDFAQKAVDAGATVIVTERELQLEGNAVQVIVRSTERTLGILAAKFFDYPSNDLMMIGVTGTNGKTSVSGIIHNIFVGLGEKSALCGTIGFNLNGVLYESANTTSDALNTQQMIFRAKMEGCRAMVMEVSSHGLALGRLAGVDYDVAIFTNLTHDHLDFHGTMDEYGNAKGLLFSQLGQDLEKNKHVVLNADDPWSEKYASLTPYPIWTYGLQNEAMFSAENCRYENGMTSFNMITPEGTFPVTMNLLGEFNIYNVLAATATFYARGFALEAVIEQIEKLPPVKGRMEKVETELPIQIFVDYAHTPDAIEKAINAALPYKKPESKLIFLVGTGGGRDKSKRPTMAEKASEADYVILTTDDPRFEEYDSITGDLAKGMKHSHFACIGDRAEAVRHAVSVAEPGDIIIFAGKGHEDYQIIENTKYPHSDAGIAIEAGRVKFV from the coding sequence ATGTACGCGGAAGAACTATTAAGTACAATTGCGCAGAAGAAAGTCGTTGGTCAATTACCGAATATTATAAAAGATATTGCGATTGATTCGCGTAGCGTACAACCAAGTAGCGTTTTTATTTGTATTAAAGGCTATACAGTAGATGGACATGATTTCGCTCAAAAGGCCGTGGACGCAGGTGCAACTGTCATCGTTACAGAACGTGAACTTCAGCTAGAAGGAAATGCAGTACAAGTAATTGTTCGTAGTACGGAACGAACGCTTGGAATTTTAGCGGCAAAGTTTTTTGATTACCCGTCAAATGATCTAATGATGATTGGCGTCACCGGTACGAATGGAAAAACAAGTGTATCTGGCATTATTCACAACATTTTTGTTGGACTAGGTGAGAAGTCGGCACTATGTGGAACAATCGGCTTTAATTTAAACGGTGTGTTATATGAATCAGCGAATACAACAAGTGATGCGCTGAATACACAACAAATGATTTTTCGTGCAAAAATGGAAGGCTGTCGTGCGATGGTCATGGAAGTATCTTCTCACGGATTAGCACTTGGTCGCTTAGCAGGCGTTGATTATGACGTAGCGATTTTTACGAACTTAACGCATGATCACCTTGATTTCCACGGTACGATGGACGAGTATGGCAACGCAAAAGGCCTACTATTCTCTCAGCTAGGACAAGACTTAGAGAAAAATAAACATGTTGTATTAAATGCAGACGATCCGTGGTCTGAAAAATATGCAAGCCTAACACCATATCCAATTTGGACATATGGTTTACAAAATGAAGCGATGTTTAGTGCTGAAAATTGCCGTTATGAAAACGGGATGACATCATTTAATATGATTACACCTGAAGGCACTTTCCCAGTTACGATGAATTTACTTGGTGAATTTAATATTTATAATGTACTCGCTGCAACTGCAACTTTTTATGCACGTGGTTTTGCATTAGAAGCAGTTATTGAGCAAATTGAAAAGCTTCCGCCTGTAAAAGGTCGTATGGAAAAGGTCGAAACAGAGCTACCGATTCAAATTTTCGTTGATTATGCGCATACACCTGACGCGATTGAAAAGGCCATCAATGCTGCACTGCCGTACAAAAAGCCTGAAAGTAAATTAATTTTCTTAGTTGGCACAGGTGGTGGACGCGACAAATCGAAACGACCAACGATGGCTGAAAAAGCATCAGAAGCAGATTACGTCATTTTAACGACAGATGATCCACGCTTCGAAGAATATGATAGTATTACTGGTGATCTTGCAAAAGGCATGAAGCATAGTCACTTTGCTTGTATTGGGGACCGTGCCGAAGCAGTTCGTCACGCAGTTAGTGTTGCGGAACCAGGAGATATTATTATTTTTGCAGGTAAAGGACATGAAGATTACCAAATTATCGAAAACACAAAATATCCACATAGCGATGCAGGAATAGCGATTGAAGCAGGCCGCGTAAAATTTGTATAA
- a CDS encoding peptide chain release factor 3 yields the protein MTSNLEQDILSRRTFAIISHPDAGKTTITEKLLLFGGAIRDAGTVKGKKSGKFATSDWMEIEKQRGISVTSSVMQFDYSDCRVNILDTPGHQDFSEDTYRTLMAVDSAVMIVDAAKGIEAQTLKLFKVCKMRGIPIFTFINKLDRQGKEPLELIQELEEVLGINAYPMNWPIGMGKEFLGIYDRYNKRIEQFRTEEEERFLPIDENGELAVDHPMKVTSYYTQAIDDIMLLNEAGNAYSKEKINRGELTPVFFGSALTNFGVQTFLDTYLQFAPTPQPRITEDEQFIDPVDYKEFSGFIFKIQANMNPAHRDRIAFVRIVSGQFDRGMNMTLARTGKSFKVTQSTQFLADDRETVETAVAGDIIGLYDTGTYQIGDTVVGGKKTFLFEKLPQFTPEIFMKVTAKNVMKSKQFHKGILQLVQEGAIQYYKTLHTEEVILGAVGQLQFEVFEHRMKNEYNVEVKMEPVGQKIARWIENEEDVKESMSSSRSILVKDRFDNLVFLFENEFAMRWFSDKNENIKLYSLL from the coding sequence ATGACTTCAAATTTAGAACAAGATATATTATCTCGTCGTACCTTCGCCATCATCAGTCACCCGGATGCTGGTAAAACGACGATTACAGAAAAACTACTATTATTCGGTGGCGCAATTCGTGATGCGGGTACAGTAAAAGGGAAAAAATCAGGTAAATTTGCAACATCTGACTGGATGGAAATTGAGAAACAACGTGGGATCTCTGTAACATCTTCAGTAATGCAATTTGATTATAGTGATTGCCGTGTCAATATTTTAGATACACCTGGTCACCAAGATTTCTCGGAAGATACGTATCGTACGTTAATGGCAGTAGATAGTGCTGTTATGATTGTCGATGCTGCGAAAGGAATCGAGGCACAAACATTAAAGCTATTTAAAGTGTGTAAAATGCGTGGTATCCCAATTTTCACATTCATTAACAAGCTTGACCGTCAAGGGAAAGAGCCGCTTGAATTAATCCAAGAGCTAGAAGAAGTACTAGGTATTAATGCGTACCCAATGAACTGGCCAATTGGTATGGGGAAAGAGTTCCTAGGTATTTATGATCGCTATAACAAACGTATTGAGCAATTTCGTACAGAAGAAGAAGAGCGTTTCTTACCAATCGATGAAAACGGCGAACTAGCTGTAGACCATCCGATGAAAGTAACATCTTACTATACGCAAGCAATTGACGACATTATGCTTTTGAATGAAGCAGGGAATGCGTATTCAAAAGAAAAAATAAACCGTGGTGAATTAACACCTGTATTCTTCGGTTCAGCGTTAACAAACTTTGGTGTCCAAACGTTCTTAGATACGTATTTACAATTTGCGCCAACACCACAGCCGCGTATTACAGAAGATGAACAGTTTATCGATCCAGTGGATTACAAAGAGTTTTCAGGGTTCATTTTCAAAATCCAAGCAAATATGAATCCTGCGCACCGTGATCGTATTGCATTTGTTCGTATTGTATCGGGTCAATTTGATCGTGGTATGAACATGACACTTGCTCGTACAGGGAAGTCTTTCAAAGTGACTCAGTCAACACAGTTTCTTGCAGATGATCGTGAAACAGTTGAAACAGCGGTAGCTGGTGATATTATCGGTCTTTATGATACAGGAACGTACCAAATTGGTGATACAGTTGTCGGTGGTAAGAAAACATTCTTATTTGAAAAGTTACCGCAGTTCACGCCGGAAATTTTCATGAAAGTTACAGCGAAAAATGTAATGAAATCAAAGCAATTCCATAAAGGGATATTGCAACTTGTACAAGAAGGTGCGATTCAGTACTACAAAACACTTCACACAGAAGAGGTTATTCTTGGTGCAGTTGGTCAGCTTCAATTTGAAGTATTCGAGCACCGCATGAAAAATGAATATAATGTAGAAGTGAAAATGGAGCCAGTTGGTCAAAAAATCGCTCGCTGGATAGAGAACGAAGAAGATGTAAAAGAATCAATGTCTTCATCTCGTTCAATTTTAGTGAAAGACCGTTTTGACAACTTAGTATTCTTATTTGAAAACGAATTTGCTATGCGTTGGTTCTCAGATAAAAACGAAAATATTAAATTATATAGCTTATTATAA
- a CDS encoding efflux RND transporter permease subunit — protein MKISDFSIKRPVFTLVTMALVIILGLVSLIKIPVTLIPDLNPPIGVVVTNYPGASPLEVNEKVTKPLEQTLATLPGIKKIQSTTQEGTNLIILEFTWSTDMNKIQTDILQRLDLVRLPDDAGKPSFLKFDPSQFPIIQLALQAEQDNVDVRTIAEALEQQLKRTEGVASVTVSGKLVEEIRIEVDPKKLVDKGLTQSDIVQIVQANNISMPGESINTEDGQLLTTRIVSTLTSPEEIAELIVSVNPLTGEALLLGDVAVVERAEQQQQTITRANDNPAVLMSVLQESGANTASVSTSFQKELDELLQKPEYAGVRADILFDQGDYVRMSISNISSSLIFGGVFAMLVLFVFLRGIKSPIIVGIAIPYSVIVTFVLMYFADFSLNIMTLGALALGIGMLVDNAIVVIENIERHISLGKTPREAASIGTKEVGLAIIASTLTTVAVFVPVIFISGLIGQIFTEFALTISFSLFASLVVALTVVPMLASRLLTEKNGNLIEQRERSKLYQTYKQSIKWALHHRLLVLSITILLFIASSFILYKTGTEFIPATDEGFVTVGVKLPKSASVTATEKIVTEIEERLREEPEVDVLVSLIGGNQQSLSRGTSNTNESEISVKLVGLDERERSVFDFVEEIEKEVIEMIGERAEVTFALSSSSGSTPNTLTFRATDTDEVRLKETVKKIQQELTQIDSVVKVTTDLDNTVEEVQIQVDRKAAKDVGLLPAQIAQAVNSMTRGLFTTQVIAEDGVVLSVYTSFGNTFNTNVEALKTMKLRTSAGQFVELQEVATIRVDLGPTSIRRSDQASAVAFFVKYDTSESLSGISNKVDEAISSIEIPSQTQIIFGGDRELFDNAKKDMYLAIILSVVLVYIVMAAQFESFKYPFIMMFSVPLMVIGVALSLWLTKTLLGVTAIIGILVLVGIVVNNGIVLVDYINQKKAQGLNSYDAIIVGTQDRVRPILMTALTTILGLIPLAIGLGEGTEINQPMAIIVIGGLLTSTILTLFIVPIIYSLFDKDTRKIN, from the coding sequence ATGAAAATTAGTGATTTTTCAATTAAACGCCCCGTTTTCACGTTGGTAACGATGGCGCTTGTCATTATATTAGGATTAGTGTCGTTAATAAAAATTCCAGTTACATTAATTCCTGATTTGAATCCACCGATTGGGGTTGTCGTGACAAACTATCCTGGAGCGAGCCCATTAGAGGTCAATGAAAAAGTAACGAAGCCGCTCGAGCAAACACTTGCTACGTTACCAGGCATCAAAAAAATTCAGTCGACTACGCAAGAAGGCACAAACTTAATAATATTAGAATTTACATGGTCGACAGATATGAACAAAATCCAAACCGATATATTGCAACGCCTTGATTTAGTTAGGTTACCGGACGATGCGGGTAAGCCAAGCTTTTTAAAATTTGACCCTTCACAGTTCCCGATTATCCAGCTGGCTCTACAAGCAGAGCAGGATAATGTAGACGTGCGTACAATTGCAGAAGCTTTAGAACAACAGCTAAAGCGGACAGAGGGTGTTGCTAGTGTAACGGTGTCTGGTAAGTTAGTCGAAGAAATTCGAATTGAAGTGGACCCGAAAAAGCTAGTCGATAAAGGTTTAACGCAGTCAGATATTGTTCAAATCGTGCAAGCAAACAATATTTCAATGCCAGGCGAGTCGATTAATACAGAGGACGGTCAGCTGTTAACAACGAGGATTGTCAGTACTTTGACATCACCTGAGGAAATTGCAGAATTAATAGTATCGGTCAATCCATTAACCGGAGAGGCGCTTTTATTAGGTGATGTGGCGGTAGTTGAGCGTGCGGAGCAACAGCAGCAAACAATTACGCGCGCAAATGATAACCCGGCCGTATTAATGTCCGTTTTACAAGAATCTGGCGCAAATACAGCGAGCGTTTCTACTTCGTTTCAAAAGGAGCTAGACGAATTACTACAAAAGCCTGAGTATGCAGGGGTGCGAGCAGATATATTATTCGACCAAGGCGATTATGTTCGGATGTCGATTAGTAATATTAGTTCCTCTCTCATTTTTGGCGGTGTATTTGCTATGCTCGTGTTATTTGTCTTCCTACGCGGTATAAAAAGTCCAATTATTGTCGGCATTGCGATTCCGTACTCCGTCATCGTGACGTTTGTGCTCATGTATTTTGCAGATTTCTCGCTCAATATTATGACGCTTGGCGCACTTGCGCTTGGCATAGGCATGCTAGTCGATAATGCCATTGTCGTTATTGAAAATATTGAACGGCATATATCACTTGGGAAAACGCCGCGCGAGGCAGCATCGATAGGGACAAAGGAAGTAGGACTAGCTATTATTGCTTCGACGCTAACGACTGTTGCGGTATTTGTACCGGTTATTTTCATCAGTGGGCTGATCGGACAAATTTTTACGGAATTTGCACTGACAATTTCCTTTAGTTTATTCGCTTCATTAGTCGTAGCATTAACGGTAGTGCCGATGCTAGCAAGCCGGTTATTAACGGAGAAAAACGGCAATTTAATTGAACAGCGAGAGCGATCAAAACTATATCAAACATATAAACAGTCCATAAAGTGGGCGCTACACCATCGTTTGCTCGTTTTATCGATTACAATACTTCTATTTATTGCATCCAGCTTCATTCTGTATAAAACGGGTACAGAATTCATTCCAGCAACAGATGAAGGGTTTGTTACGGTAGGCGTGAAGTTACCGAAAAGTGCGTCTGTGACAGCGACTGAAAAAATCGTCACGGAAATTGAAGAACGATTACGTGAGGAACCAGAAGTAGATGTACTTGTCAGTCTGATTGGTGGAAATCAGCAATCATTATCGCGCGGCACAAGCAATACTAACGAAAGTGAAATTTCCGTCAAGTTGGTAGGACTTGATGAAAGGGAACGTTCTGTTTTTGACTTTGTCGAAGAAATCGAAAAAGAAGTGATAGAAATGATTGGGGAACGAGCAGAAGTTACGTTTGCACTCTCCTCGTCATCTGGCTCAACACCAAATACATTAACGTTCCGCGCAACTGATACGGATGAAGTACGCTTGAAGGAAACGGTCAAGAAAATTCAACAGGAGCTTACGCAAATTGATTCAGTCGTAAAGGTAACGACGGATTTAGATAATACAGTTGAAGAAGTGCAAATTCAAGTAGACCGCAAAGCCGCAAAGGATGTCGGCTTATTGCCAGCGCAAATTGCACAAGCAGTCAACAGTATGACACGTGGGCTGTTTACAACACAAGTTATTGCGGAAGACGGCGTGGTACTTTCTGTTTATACAAGCTTTGGAAATACATTCAATACGAATGTAGAAGCATTAAAAACGATGAAGTTACGCACATCGGCTGGCCAATTTGTTGAATTACAAGAGGTAGCTACCATTCGCGTAGACCTAGGACCAACATCTATTCGTCGTTCAGATCAAGCCTCGGCCGTAGCTTTTTTTGTAAAATATGATACGAGTGAATCACTAAGTGGTATTTCAAACAAAGTGGATGAGGCCATCTCAAGTATTGAAATACCTTCTCAAACGCAAATCATTTTTGGAGGGGACCGAGAGCTATTTGATAATGCGAAAAAAGATATGTATTTAGCGATAATTTTATCCGTTGTGCTCGTATATATCGTCATGGCTGCGCAGTTCGAATCGTTTAAATATCCGTTTATTATGATGTTTAGCGTGCCGCTCATGGTTATTGGCGTGGCGCTTAGTTTATGGTTAACAAAAACATTGTTAGGCGTAACAGCGATTATCGGAATTCTCGTATTAGTAGGAATTGTAGTCAATAATGGTATTGTGCTCGTCGATTATATTAATCAGAAAAAAGCACAGGGACTGAATTCATATGATGCCATCATTGTCGGGACACAAGATCGAGTACGCCCAATTTTAATGACGGCACTTACAACGATACTTGGCCTGATCCCGCTGGCAATAGGTCTTGGGGAAGGTACAGAAATCAACCAACCAATGGCAATTATTGTAATCGGAGGCCTCTTGACATCAACGATCTTAACTTTATTTATTGTGCCGATTATATATAGTTTATTTGATAAAGATACAAGAAAAATAAATTAA
- a CDS encoding SDR family oxidoreductase, whose product MAVHFFTGFPGFITSQLIRTVFKDGITRQAYAVVLSPEFSKAQTEREAIQEEYPGCQIELFEGDITLPNLGIENAELATIAPRISVLWHLAAVYDLAVKREIAWKVNVHGTACVNDFARELPNLKRYMYFSTAYVAGRRTGTLLETELIRPEAFKNYYEETKFEAELRVEDLKKELPVTIIRPSIVCGHSETGATIKFDGPYFFLNMIDRLKGLPFIPHVGSKHTTINVVPVDYIFKAVSFICTEPSAAGKTLHLTDPKPHLVNDVYRAMTKEMTGKYPVGRLLIGLIKIGLSIKKVRQTLGVEYETSDYLDWEANFDCTEAQKVLSKGNITCTDFIETMPAMVKYYNENKYKKEYHISIK is encoded by the coding sequence ATGGCTGTTCACTTTTTTACGGGATTTCCAGGATTTATAACGAGTCAGTTAATTCGTACAGTATTTAAGGATGGGATTACGAGACAAGCATATGCAGTTGTGTTGTCACCTGAATTTTCAAAGGCGCAAACGGAACGAGAAGCTATTCAAGAAGAGTATCCAGGCTGCCAAATCGAATTATTCGAGGGGGATATTACATTGCCGAATTTAGGTATTGAAAATGCAGAGTTAGCCACTATTGCTCCGCGTATTTCAGTGCTATGGCATTTAGCTGCAGTTTATGATTTAGCCGTAAAACGTGAAATTGCTTGGAAGGTTAATGTTCACGGTACAGCTTGTGTGAATGATTTTGCTCGTGAGTTGCCTAATTTAAAGCGCTATATGTATTTCAGTACGGCTTATGTAGCAGGAAGACGTACAGGTACCTTACTAGAAACCGAGTTAATTCGGCCAGAAGCATTTAAAAATTATTACGAAGAAACAAAATTTGAGGCAGAGCTCCGTGTAGAAGATTTGAAGAAGGAGCTTCCGGTGACAATTATTCGCCCGAGCATTGTCTGTGGTCATTCAGAAACAGGGGCAACGATTAAGTTTGACGGACCGTACTTCTTCTTAAATATGATTGATCGTTTAAAGGGTCTACCGTTCATCCCACATGTCGGTAGTAAGCACACGACGATTAATGTTGTACCAGTGGATTATATTTTTAAGGCTGTTTCATTTATTTGCACAGAGCCTTCCGCAGCAGGGAAAACTTTGCATTTGACGGATCCAAAACCGCATTTAGTGAATGATGTATACCGAGCGATGACAAAAGAAATGACGGGGAAATATCCTGTAGGTCGTTTACTAATAGGGTTAATAAAAATTGGGCTCAGTATAAAAAAGGTTCGTCAAACACTCGGCGTAGAATATGAAACGTCCGATTATTTAGACTGGGAGGCGAATTTTGATTGCACTGAGGCGCAAAAAGTATTATCAAAAGGTAATATTACATGCACCGATTTTATTGAGACGATGCCAGCGATGGTTAAATACTATAATGAAAATAAATATAAAAAGGAATATCATATTTCCATAAAATAA
- a CDS encoding TerC family protein, which translates to MEAILLEYAWVLLVLVFLEGLLAADNAVVMAVMVKHLPREQQKKALFYGLLGAFVFRFIALFLITILANYWQIQAIGAIYLLFICIKHLYDNHFNKGGEDKQEEKKGSGFWMTVLKVEFADIAFAIDSMLAAVAIAITLPHIGDMTVGGINAGPFAVMFLGGFIGLVIMRFAAQWFVKILADYPSLETSAFLIVGWVGVKLAVLALGHEKLAIIDTHFPHSTTWEIIFWVVLLGLAIGGYVTSVAKGKKEV; encoded by the coding sequence ATGGAAGCAATTTTATTAGAGTACGCATGGGTATTACTTGTACTTGTATTTTTAGAAGGGTTACTTGCTGCAGATAATGCAGTTGTAATGGCAGTTATGGTAAAGCACTTACCTCGTGAACAGCAGAAGAAGGCATTATTTTATGGATTATTGGGTGCATTCGTTTTCCGTTTCATTGCCCTATTCTTAATTACGATTCTAGCCAATTATTGGCAAATTCAAGCAATTGGAGCGATTTATTTACTGTTCATCTGTATTAAGCATTTATATGACAACCACTTTAATAAAGGTGGGGAAGATAAGCAGGAAGAGAAAAAAGGCTCTGGTTTCTGGATGACAGTATTAAAAGTGGAATTTGCGGATATCGCGTTTGCGATTGACTCAATGTTAGCCGCAGTTGCTATTGCAATTACATTACCACATATAGGTGATATGACAGTGGGTGGGATTAATGCCGGTCCATTTGCAGTAATGTTCTTAGGAGGATTTATTGGACTAGTAATTATGCGTTTTGCAGCACAATGGTTCGTAAAAATTCTTGCAGATTACCCATCACTTGAAACATCAGCATTCCTAATCGTAGGTTGGGTAGGGGTTAAGTTAGCGGTATTAGCGTTAGGTCACGAAAAATTAGCAATTATTGATACACACTTCCCGCATTCAACAACATGGGAAATCATTTTCTGGGTAGTTCTTTTAGGCTTAGCAATCGGTGGTTATGTAACAAGTGTTGCAAAAGGTAAAAAAGAAGTATAA